One window of Gloeothece citriformis PCC 7424 genomic DNA carries:
- the def gene encoding peptide deformylase gives MTQDLEIAQLGNPILRQNAQSVENITDITLQTLIDDLIATAASANGVGIAAPQVSQSYRLFIVASRPSPRYPNAPEMNPTPMINPRIISHSPEKVKGWEGCLSVPGLRGLVPRYHTITVEYLDRYGNLQRQELTDFVARIFQHELDHLDGILFVDRLESSQDLYTEEEYQKIIDNG, from the coding sequence ATGACTCAAGACCTTGAAATTGCTCAGTTAGGTAATCCTATCCTACGACAAAATGCTCAATCTGTAGAAAATATCACTGACATCACCCTCCAAACCCTAATTGATGATTTAATCGCCACAGCAGCATCCGCCAATGGGGTAGGGATTGCTGCGCCCCAAGTCTCTCAATCTTATCGCTTATTTATTGTGGCTTCCCGTCCTAGTCCTCGTTATCCAAACGCCCCCGAAATGAACCCTACCCCGATGATTAACCCTAGAATTATTTCTCATTCCCCCGAAAAGGTGAAAGGATGGGAAGGATGTTTAAGTGTTCCTGGGTTGCGGGGGTTAGTTCCTCGATATCATACAATTACGGTTGAGTATTTAGATCGTTACGGCAATTTACAGCGTCAGGAGTTGACAGATTTTGTCGCCCGGATTTTTCAGCATGAATTAGATCATCTTGATGGTATTCTATTTGTCGATCGGCTTGAAAGTTCCCAAGACTT